TTCAAGCGCGCAAAGAGCGTTCTGCCCATATTCGAGAATATACTTCCGGCTGTTGATTTCTACCTCACGCATGGTTACGCCCCCGCCTGCGCCGTATGATCCAGATCGCCGCCAGCAACCCACGAAACCGCCACTTCTACACGCGAATCGTTGGATGAGCTGATTTTCCAGCCGGTGATATATACCGGGGCTTTTATCTGCGATTTTCCGGAGCCGGTGCCCTCGAGGCGCACGAACAAATATACAAGCGCCTGTGATTTTTGCGCCGTTTCCAGCATGTCCAGAGTTTCGCTCTCCGGGTCCAAAATAACGGTAAAAGATCCCTTGGCGTCTCCCTGTCCCGGTATATACTGTTTGTTTGAGTCATATATCCCAGTGACGTCGACCTCGGAGCAGCTGAGATCTATGTCCCATGCGGCCAGTGCTTCAACGGTCGTCGGCGATCCTACTTCTGTCGCCGAAACCATCACCAGCGCGTTTTTTGCAAGCTGTCTTGCCATTATTTTTCATCCTCCTATCGATATTCGTAATACCTTATGTCTATTACACCGTGCCACCAGTCGGGTTCCGCGCTGTCCCGCATAATTTCCATGCCATCATCGAGCGCCCAGGCCGGCAGCGCCTTTTTTATGAGCGCGCCGATCTGCAATATCTCTTTGCGCCCGGCGTAGCGGCTCCAAATATGAAGCGTAGTTGTGATCTCCGCTCCGGTGTTGTTCAGCAGATCGTCACTTACCTCTTGCGTATCGCCAACCTGTATATAGGGCGATGCCGCGTTGTCCGGTGGCATGTCGTAGATGCCTGTTATCACGGCAGCCAGTGCAGCGTTATTTTTTAACGCCGCGTAGAGCTCGGTGTGCTTCGTGAGCATACTCATCGTGATGCTGCCGCCTCCAAAGCTGCAAGCACCAATGCAAGCACGCGTTTTTTATTGGCGCGAAGAGCCGGCTTGAGAAATGGCTGCGCAATGGCGTGTCTGTTGCCATATTCCACCGCCATTGCGTAATAGAGCTGCTTCTGCCCCTTAAAACTGGCTTTACGGTCAGTGTTGGGATAATCGCAATAAACATAGCCGTTCACCCCACCCTTATCGTCATTTTTAAAGGTTTTGGGCGTGATCGAGTCGCGGAGTGCTCCTGTCTCTACAGGGCAACGGCGTTTCGCGTCGGCCGCGATCATGTCGGTTCCCTCACGCAGCGCGTCGTAAACGGCATCGCGGATTTTACCGGAGGAAAGTTTTTTGAGCTTATCGATCAACTCTTTTTCGCCTATTACCTTTACAGATAACATAGCCTCAAGCCTCCTGGATGCAGTCGAGTTCCACCTGTGCAGCCCGATAATCCGGGCGCACCGCCTTCACGGTAAGCGATTTGCCGCGCCATGCTATCACGTCGCCTTTTTGCGGCTCGGTTTTCGGCAGCCGCATTATCACGAGGTGCGTTCTTACTTCGATATCGCGGCCGCCGAGAAGTCCGTCTTTCGATTTTTTGGCAGTGACGGCAGCCCAGCCGGAGAAAATTGTCGTGTCCCGCGTTGTGCTGCCGCCCATGCCGTCGTCTTCAAAAACCGCCCGCGTGATCGTTATCTGCTCGCTTAGGCTTCCGGGATTCACAGGTAATCACCGCACGTTTCGATGTGTGTTAGAATCGCGTCTACTGTGTAGCTGATCTTATTGATGGTCTTGTTGCCCACAGTTTCAACAACCCGATTTTCATACCAGTGCGCAACGAGCAGCTTTACGGCGTGCTTATAGAGTTCATCACTGGCGATATCTTCATACGTCGGTTCTCCGCTCTCGTCTTTCGTGACATGCCGGGTCTTAGATATCTTGCCGCCAATAAAGGACTGCGCCGCGGATATCTGGGCCGTTAAAAGCGCGTCCTCCGCGTCGTTGTCAACGCGGAGGAACGCCTTAACTTCTGCCAGCGTCAGCGCTGGCATTAGCTGCCTACCGTCACCTTTACGGTCGCCGTCAATCCGTCGGCCGTCTCGACCGTAAAGGTTTTTTCTCCGTTGGCCAGCGTTGCAAGATAATCGTCAGTTATCGTCAGCGTGCCGTCCAATACGGTGTAATTGTCCGAATTTACTGCCGTTCCCCCAATCTTGAGCGCAGATACAGAAGCCGATGCGCTCACCGTCAGCGCCACGTCAGCGGGGGCTGATTTGCTGAACGTGGCCGTCGCCGGGCTGACGGTTAGGAAGATTTTTTTAGGTATGCAAACGCCTTTGTGGTGCGGACCTTGCCGTCCAGGATGGCGTAGCCCATGTACGTGGTTGTTCGTTTGGTCATGTGCTCGTCCTGCATCAGGCTTATATCTTCCTGTACGTTCATCAAGTACCCCTGCCCGACATTGGCCAGCAGCATCGCGTTGGCGGGAATAGCATCCTCTTCGTATACCACGTGGCCAAAGAGTCTTCCGACGCCACCAGACATCACGTCAGCAATAAAATACGGACGTCCGTTGCTGTCCTTGATGTTCGCCAGCGTATTCCAGATAAAATCGTTCTTCGCGTAGATTGCCGCGCCGGTGGAATAGCCGCTCCGGATCTTCGACATCAGAGAGGTCATTTTTATATATGTGACCTCATCCGTTGTCGGCGTCCAGGTGATCACCTGCGGCGTGCTGGCCTCCGCGTCAAGCGCCGTGATGATGCCCTGCGGCTGGCTCTTCCAGTTGTCACTTGCGCCGGCCGCGCCCTTGCCCAAAACCACCGCGGCCGCAAGCGCGTTGGCCATCTTTTCGGCCACCAGGCTCGCGACATAAGCCAAGAAGGAATCAATGCTCATCTTCTGTAGCTTCCAGGATATCTTCAGCGCCTTGGCGAGTTCATACCCGTCGAGGTCGAGCGCCGCGATGGTGAAGCTGCCCTCCGTCACCTCGGTATCTTCGTCGTAGAACGCCGCATTGTCGCCGCTCACAGTTTCATAGGGATAGCTCAGCTTACCTTTTACAAATGTTTTTGGCACGGCATTCAGGATCGGGTGCAGCTCGCCCATTTCTTTCCAGATGGCATCTACCAACGTTT
The window above is part of the Cloacibacillus evryensis DSM 19522 genome. Proteins encoded here:
- a CDS encoding DUF3168 domain-containing protein, whose protein sequence is MSMLTKHTELYAALKNNAALAAVITGIYDMPPDNAASPYIQVGDTQEVSDDLLNNTGAEITTTLHIWSRYAGRKEILQIGALIKKALPAWALDDGMEIMRDSAEPDWWHGVIDIRYYEYR
- a CDS encoding HK97-gp10 family putative phage morphogenesis protein; this translates as MLSVKVIGEKELIDKLKKLSSGKIRDAVYDALREGTDMIAADAKRRCPVETGALRDSITPKTFKNDDKGGVNGYVYCDYPNTDRKASFKGQKQLYYAMAVEYGNRHAIAQPFLKPALRANKKRVLALVLAALEAAASR
- a CDS encoding head-tail adaptor protein → MNPGSLSEQITITRAVFEDDGMGGSTTRDTTIFSGWAAVTAKKSKDGLLGGRDIEVRTHLVIMRLPKTEPQKGDVIAWRGKSLTVKAVRPDYRAAQVELDCIQEA
- a CDS encoding head-tail connector protein, translating into MPALTLAEVKAFLRVDNDAEDALLTAQISAAQSFIGGKISKTRHVTKDESGEPTYEDIASDELYKHAVKLLVAHWYENRVVETVGNKTINKISYTVDAILTHIETCGDYL
- a CDS encoding X2-like carbohydrate binding domain-containing protein, translated to MPKKIFLTVSPATATFSKSAPADVALTVSASASVSALKIGGTAVNSDNYTVLDGTLTITDDYLATLANGEKTFTVETADGLTATVKVTVGS
- a CDS encoding phage major capsid protein, translated to MTVEEYRNKRNELMTAATDAVHSGDVEAAAAKRTEIENLDASFDAEQRELANLAALKERKMIDITIPRDNAPQSLTPAAKTQDVLDEDAIYREAFAHTLMGFRLPAEEAEIFDKVNRSLAPDIQNATQTAATHTVVIPKTLVDAIWKEMGELHPILNAVPKTFVKGKLSYPYETVSGDNAAFYDEDTEVTEGSFTIAALDLDGYELAKALKISWKLQKMSIDSFLAYVASLVAEKMANALAAAVVLGKGAAGASDNWKSQPQGIITALDAEASTPQVITWTPTTDEVTYIKMTSLMSKIRSGYSTGAAIYAKNDFIWNTLANIKDSNGRPYFIADVMSGGVGRLFGHVVYEEDAIPANAMLLANVGQGYLMNVQEDISLMQDEHMTKRTTTYMGYAILDGKVRTTKAFAYLKKSS